One region of Kazachstania africana CBS 2517 chromosome 3, complete genome genomic DNA includes:
- the RTR2 gene encoding putative protein-serine/threonine phosphatase (similar to Saccharomyces cerevisiae YDR066C and YER139C; ancestral locus Anc_8.181), which translates to MTSICDINEYVMKPHQLHERLSIKEWEHINNDIVILLASSFCLDENTLKYVCKFITLDTYRNLIHARNINGRCAYPMCQSHINTASTMSYSTVDNISQYCNDFHFDCSQFLLTQINKTPLYERVDLHMFKTYNTGEQQENHKISDVTLLEELIRNKSTDNDIFDMLKEITAFQLK; encoded by the coding sequence ATGACTTCTATATGTGACATTAATGAATATGTAATGAAACCTCACCAATTACACGAAAGACTGTCGATCAAGGAATGGGAACAcataaataatgatattgttattttGCTTGCTAGCTCATTTTGCCTTGACGAAAACACACTGAAATATGTCTGCAAATTTATTACGCTAGATACATACAGGAACCTAATTCATGCTAGAAATATAAATGGGCGATGTGCTTACCCAATGTGTCAATCACATATTAATACCGCTAGTACTATGAGCTATAGTACAGTGGACAACATATCTCAATATTGCAACGATTTTCACTTTGATTGTTCGCAGTTTTTGCTCACCCAAATCAATAAAACTCCATTATACGAAAGAGTTGATTTACATATGTTTAAAACCTACAATACAGGGGAACAGCAAGAAAACCATAAAATTTCCGATGTTACTTTACTGGAAGAACTTATAAGAAATAAGTCAACCGacaatgatatttttgatatgtTGAAGGAGATAACAGCCTTCCAATTGAAATAA
- the OCA6 gene encoding protein-tyrosine-phosphatase (similar to Saccharomyces cerevisiae YDR067C; ancestral locus Anc_8.186), with product MSLVTPLQFNTVQPNLYRGSYPREINLSFFKTLRLKNILSLTPEPLDDTISQFCKDNNIQMKHVECNTKAPGDKSKKVKRKKKQVPIEYDVVIECIKFIVDKRNYPIYIHCSNGELISSLVIACVRKFSFWSTVSILNEFLIYNSSINVYERNFIENFNAEIEIDGLKINDKVPWITGRFVTTNEKREQRYSTKKEAESAKEPTATKVSSNIPSSLPKLKFHSF from the coding sequence ATGTCCTTAGTAACGCCTCTACAGTTCAATACAGTGCAGCCCAACCTATACCGAGGGTCTTATCCTAGAGAGATTAAcctatcttttttcaagacACTCAGGTTGAAGAATATACTCTCACTTACACCAGAACCATTAGATGATACTATATCACAGTTTTGTAAAGATAACAATATACAGATGAAACATGTTGAATGTAATACAAAAGCTCCTGGTGACAAAAGTAAGAAAGTcaagaggaaaaagaaacaggTACCGATTGAATACGATGTCGTTATTGAATGCATTAAATTCATTGttgataaaagaaattatccAATATACATACATTGTAGCAATGGTGAGCTTATAAGCTCATTGGTTATTGCCTGTGTCAGAAAGTTTTCCTTTTGGAGCACCGTTTCGATActtaatgaatttttgatcTACAATTCAAGTATTAACGTCTATGAGAggaatttcattgaaaatttcaatgctgaaattgaaattgatggCTTGAAGATAAACGATAAAGTTCCATGGATAACGGGAAGGTTCGTTACCACTAACGAAAAGAGAGAACAGAGATATTctacaaagaaagaagctGAAAGTGCAAAGGAACCAACCGCGACTAAAGTGAGCAGTAATATCCCCAGTTCCTTGCCAAAACTAAAGTTCCATAGCTTTTAA
- the DOS2 gene encoding Dos2p (similar to Saccharomyces cerevisiae DOS2 (YDR068W); ancestral locus Anc_8.187), with product MDFVYDEEALNQEVPKDKVAKKDEKTNEVFNKLENELNSVYEKATKEIKKIVQEDDNGLQLNLPLDPNTSAKAQKILSDLDSGLANVESVATSYWNKVTAPTFWSNVTEQLSSKLESVGLNKPDLNPIKENESKEGSVSLLAAGNRTEAELKNLSCNKQVFLQRGSKPSLDADFYIDSKTDEISQILSKDKSLEKLMNEIVPVKISYVDFWNIYFYERDAILKKEEKRREILERSKQEETHNEDEEGGWDDEEEDDDNIHSETTKSEPNTDDSVVIVTKEDAEDNGIRNEEEEKAAKGDNEEDDDDDDDDDDDWE from the coding sequence ATGGATTTTGTTTACGACGAAGAAGCACTAAATCAAGAAGTACCCAAGGATAAAGTTGCGAAGAAGGATGAGAAGACCAATGAAGTgtttaataaattggaaaatgaattgaattcCGTTTATGAGAAGGCCACAAAGGAGATCAAAAAGATTGTCCAAGAGGATGATAATGGTCTCCAGCTGAACTTACCTCTAGACCCAAATACATCTGCAAAGGCACAAAAGATACTGAGTGACTTGGATTCCGGCTTGGCAAATGTGGAAAGCGTGGCAACTTCATACTGGAATAAAGTTACTGCTCCAACGTTTTGGTCAAACGTGACAGAACAATTGAGTTCAAAACTAGAAAGTGTGGGCCTCAATAAGCCTGACTTGAACCCAATAAAAGAGAATGAATCGAAAGAAGGAAGCGTATCGCTATTAGCCGCTGGCAATAGAACTGAAGCGGAACTAAAAAACTTGTCCTGTAATAAACAGGTATTTTTACAAAGAGGTTCAAAACCTTCACTGGATGCTGATTTTTATATTGATTCCAAAACTGACGAAATCTCACAGATCTTGAGCAAAGATAAATCTTTAGAAAAACtaatgaatgaaattgtcCCGGTGAAGATTAGCTATGTAGACTTTTGGAACATCTACTTTTATGAAAGAGATGCCATActtaaaaaagaagaaaaaagaaggGAAATTCTAGAAAGATCAAAGCAAGAAGAGACGCATAACgaggatgaagaaggtGGATGGgacgatgaagaagaggatgacGATAATATACACAGCGAAACAACGAAATCGGAACCTAATACTGACGATTCCGTAGTTATAGTAACTAAGGAAGATGCTGAAGATAATGGCATCAGAAACGAGGAGGAGGAAAAGGCTGCTAAAGGcgataatgaagaagatgatgacgatgatgatgatgatgacgacgaTTGGGAGTGA
- the DOA4 gene encoding ubiquitin-specific protease DOA4 (similar to Saccharomyces cerevisiae DOA4 (YDR069C) and UBP5 (YER144C); ancestral locus Anc_8.188) — translation MVDIGTKNPNNTSLHKEYCSSISRLSELAETFIFEDGSRENSKNKSMKFLLQECVDTLSNYKDECKKLKRLQTDSSIDINDKSRIFEIYESAYIYYKIVHIIILNRIPTLSEFQTIKNDKSNRKNQELMEIYNTLVSALAKDENIAQIKNFIKHHASNEELKNSDYNKYRNDIIKNLHLPSNGSFISTIQLNELMRNFNDSLLIIDIRSRSEFIKSHIKSKNIICIEPISFKDSYSDYELERKSIITSPNNEIRLFNNRQSFKFIVLYTEILDTKNKNNSHFYNERQILLLNILLKRSFEKPLNECTGIFVLNNGFSNWVAKGGELESFEAKSNGLPSTDDSVYINGNTSRLSLQNLPKMSPSIGTTSMDKSFHAMMSSSPSVTNDSYIQQPTVKRTSSFKNFFPPLAQLKSPNNVATNSVPQLTIRSKLNSPMYSNSISTLSLATPGPSSTDFKTATNHTLYPDTPQLKPSHDTNHAISPSHSYDKNSPDHVGILTKNITPISARCVSPSLRSRSPSTNLKNNRNTAFNSVPSFPTVLSSGATTSLINGKDSIPKPPTQSLPRLPALPTKPVISSNLASPPHSKSNNGRSAQVYTDALKLDFIVGLENMGNSCYMNCIIQCILGTHDLIKIFLNNSYEKHINLSSRLGSKGVLAKNFARLIHTMYMHAVPSTINKHTEKKIVPVKPYQFKLACGSINSLFRDSQQQDSQEFCQFLLDGLHEDLNQCGGNPPLKELSLEAERLRENLSLRIASSIEWERYLTTDFSVIVDLFQGQYASRLECKVCHHTSTTYQSFSVLSVPLPKKFDPQTRKIDLIDCFNEFTKIENLEVDEQWSCPTCKKKQPSTKKLTITRLPRNLIIHLKRFDNMLNKNNSFIDYPFNLDLTEFWADDFDGNLPPGVSNELPARGQIKPFNYRLYGVACHFGSLYGGHYTAYVDKGIGNGWYYFDDTTYRPLKNDKEPISSSAYVLFYTRVYGVR, via the coding sequence ATGGTTGACATAGGCACAAAGAATCCCAACAACACTTCTTTACATAAAGAATATTGTTCTTCCATTTCTCGACTGTCTGAACTAGCTGAAacctttatttttgaagatggcTCAAGAGAGAATAGTAAAAATAAGAGCATGAAATTCCTTTTACAAGAATGTGTCGACACTTTATCGAATTATAAAGACGAATGCAAAAAGCTGAAAAGGTTACAGACTGACTCATCTATTGATATTAACGATAAATCAAGGATATTCGAGATTTATGAATCTGCATACATTTATTACAAAATCgttcatattattatcttaAATAGAATACCTACTTTGAGTGAATTTCAAACAATCAAGAATGATAAGAGCAATAGAAAGAACCAAGAATTGATGGAAATATATAACACTTTGGTAAGTGCTTTAGCTaaggatgaaaatattgcacaaattaaaaatttcataaagCATCATGCATCAAATGAGGAACTGAAAAATAGTGACTATAATAAATACAGGAATGATATCATAAAAAACTTGCATCTTCCTTCAAATGGGTCTTTCATTTCTACAATacaattaaatgaattaatgagaaattttaatgataGTTTGCTAATTATTGATATCAGATCAAGATCGGAGTTCATTAAGAGTCACATAAAATCTAAGAACATCATTTGCATAGAGCCTATCTCTTTTAAAGATTCGTACTCTGATTACgaattagaaagaaaatcaataataacatcaccaaataatgaaataagACTTTTTAATAATAGACaatcttttaaatttatcgtCCTTTACACTGAAATATTGGATActaagaataaaaataattctcATTTTTATAACGAAAGGCAAATTTTACTTTTAAACATTCTTCTGAAAAGATCCTTCGAAAAGCCTCTTAATGAATGTACCGGAATATTTGTCTTAAACAATGGTTTCTCAAACTGGGTTGCAAAGGGTGGAGAGTTAGAATCTTTTGAAGCAAAATCCAATGGGCTTCCCAGTACGGATGATAGTGTATATATTAATGGAAACACATCAAGATTGAGTTTGCAGAATCTTCCAAAAATGTCACCAAGTATCGGTACCACTTCAATGGACAAATCATTCCATGCTATGATGTCATCCTCGCCAAGCGTGACCAATGACAGTTACATTCAACAACCTACTGTAAAAAGAACTTCAAGcttcaagaattttttcCCGCCTCTAGCACAATTGAAAAGTCCGAATAATGTCGCCACAAATAGCGTTCCTCAGTTAACAATACGATCAAAATTAAACTCACCGATGTATTCAAACTCAATCTCTACACTATCTCTTGCGACCCCAGGTCCTTCATCAACTGATTTCAAGACAGCAACAAACCATACTTTATATCCAGATACTCCTCAATTAAAGCCGTCACATGATACGAACCATGCCATATCACCGTCACATAGTtatgataaaaattcaCCAGATCATGTTGGCATACTCACTAAGAATATAACACCCATAAGCGCTCGTTGTGTTTCCCCATCTCTTCGGTCAAGATCACCGTCAACTAATCTGAAAAACAATCGAAACACTGCATTCAACAGCGTTCCATCATTTCCCACTGTTCTATCGTCAGGAGCAACCACTTCATTAATTAATGGCAAGGATAGCATACCTAAACCGCCTACACAATCACTGCCACGTTTACCGGCACTACCAACTAAGCCTGTCATATCGTCGAACTTAGCAAGCCCTCCTCACTCAAAATCAAACAACGGCAGAAGCGCACAAGTTTACACTGATGCACTTAAGTTAGATTTTATTGTTGGTCTAGAAAATATGGGTAATTCGTGCTACATGAACTGCATAATCCAATGCATTTTGGGGACTCATGATTTAATtaagatttttttgaacaattCATATGAGAAGCATATAAATCTGAGTAGTAGACTGGGATCAAAGGGGGTGCTGGCTAAAAATTTCGCAAGATTAATTCACACCATGTACATGCATGCTGTTCCTTCCACAATTAACAAGCATAccgagaaaaaaattgtccCTGTAAAACCATATCAGTTTAAGTTGGCTTGCGGTTCGATAAACTCATTATTCAGAGATTCCCAACAACAAGACTCGCAGGAATTCTGTCAGTTTTTGTTAGATGGATTACATGAAGATTTAAATCAGTGTGGCGGTAACCCCCCTTTAAAGGAGCTATCACTCGAAGCTGAAAGGCTGAGAGaaaatctttctttacGTATTGCGTCCTCAATTGAATGGGAAAGATACCTCACTACAGACTTTAGTGTTATTGTTGATTTGTTTCAGGGCCAGTATGCATCAAGATTAGAATGTAAAGTATGTCATCATACCTCTACAACATACCAATCATTCTCTGTTCTTTCTGTTCCATTACCCAAAAAATTCGATCCGCAAACAAGGAAAATAGACTTGATTGACTGTTTCAATGAGTTCACCAAAATCGAAAATCTAGAAGTGGATGAACAGTGGTCGTGCCCGACTTGTAAGAAAAAGCAACCTTctacaaagaaattaacTATAACAAGATTACCAAGAAATTTGATCAtccatttgaaaagatttgataatatgtTGAACAAAAACAACTCATTCATTGACTATCCATTCAATTTGGATTTAACAGAGTTTTGGGCTGATGATTTCGATGGTAATTTACCGCCTGGTGTGAGCAATGAACTTCCCGCAAGAGGCCAAATTAAACCTTTTAATTATAGATTATATGGTGTTGCCTGTCATTTCGGTAGTCTTTATGGAGGTCATTATACAGCTTATGTTGATAAGGGTATAGGAAATGGGTGGTACTATTTCGATGATACGACTTATAGACCACTCAAAAATGACAAGGAACCGATTTCATCCAGCGCTTATGTCCTTTTCTATACTCGTGTATATGGAGTGAGGTAA
- the FMP16 gene encoding Fmp16p (similar to Saccharomyces cerevisiae YDR070C; ancestral locus Anc_8.189), with product MLGRSLTSKASILSKNVACARLFSVNATFLKTKGTKESSGGHKKEHQNAEEMKEQQLFDKNKENLEKMESDYKYSDFQKPTMEELKKKGDDARIEQNRPDDGVY from the coding sequence ATGCTGGGTCGGTCTCTTACATCCAAGGCATCAATACTCTCTAAAAATGTGGCTTGCGCAAGACTGTTTTCTGTGAATGCTACTTTCCTAAAGACTAAAGGTACTAAAGAAAGCTCAGGTGGACATAAGAAAGAACATCAGAATGCAGAAGAAATGAAGGAACAGCAGTTATTCGACAAAAATAAGGAAAATCTGgaaaaaatggaaagtGACTACAAATATAGCGATTTCCAGAAACCTACCATGGAAGaactgaagaaaaaaggtGACGATGCTAGAATAGAACAAAATAGACCAGATGATGGTGTCTactga
- the PAA1 gene encoding polyamine acetyltransferase (similar to Saccharomyces cerevisiae PAA1 (YDR071C); ancestral locus Anc_8.190): MSTSAATSATLPLHMYVRPLIIEDAQQVTDLEAECFPPNERASEETIRFRLTTCPELCSGLFIREFDQKTKEILSEKLIGHILSTKIPSKFITLESLKLIHDESSDVIGLHSLVIHPDFQKQNLATLLLTDYIQKLSNQEIGNKIVIIAHEPLVPFYERLGFKVQGDNKDVLSDPDFAKSKWIDMERELIKEEYEN, from the coding sequence ATGTCTACTTCTGCTGCTACTTCTGCTACATTACCTCTTCATATGTATGTCAGACCATTGATCATCGAAGATGCTCAACAAGTCACAGATTTAGAAGCTGAATGTTTCCCTCCAAATGAAAGAGCCTCTGAAGAAACCATCAGATTTAGATTGACTACATGCCCTGAGTTATGTTCAGGTTTATTCATCAGAGAATTTGATcagaaaacaaaagaaatacttagtgaaaaattaatcGGCCATATTCTATCAACGAAGATtccatcaaaatttatcacTTTAGAGAGtttaaaattaattcaTGATGAATCAAGTGATGTCATTGGTCTTCACTCATTGGTCATCCATCCAGATTTCCAAAAACAAAACTTGGCAACACTACTACTCACCGACTACATCCAAAAATTGAGCAACCAAGAAATTGGTAATaaaattgtcattattGCCCATGAACCACTGGTACCATTTTATGAAAGGTTGGGATTCAAAGTTCAAGGTGATAATAAAGATGTCTTGAGTGATCCTGATTTTGCAAAGAGCAAATGGATCGATATGGAAAGAGAAttaatcaaagaagaatacgaaaattaa
- the IPT1 gene encoding inositolphosphotransferase (similar to Saccharomyces cerevisiae IPT1 (YDR072C); ancestral locus Anc_8.193), translating to MNGLSSTAHLLIRIVKSALNQRNVFTLSFNFTLNFLPVIIWLSIFNNAGLIPIEIRPAIHSKIAFYSDVFMFGDWFHELKTQSTHFNPYFSYFVSLSFMFLFLIILPLSIWYYIYYIKKLNYNIIEWYDNYFHFNNTQKINPKKPKILILPFLIPLLAYIVLNLDHTFASQLESNFNKFKDITAWFSYVILHVTTPILTAVYLYVFHPAGTLKCFSFALGLQNIAGVFTHLLFPTASPWFTHLYGINDSEHVNYKQEGFAAGLIRVDNHLGTHLNTNGFHLSPIVFGAVPSLHSAIAFQCFLFLITRCGSLKHRFISTETAMPGGNLQGDLPLREIRRNDSNISTSSSSEEDDQQPFDDDDYDVEEDFLRTKENSQFIKLYVEDVTYSNRWYFRIFNKGLIPKLLVCSYIILQWWATMYLDHHYRFDLFVGMLYSLSSFLIINSTILQPRVLKNWIDMRMGKNTDVNNEARTMGMRVFQGTKIEWFFDPLA from the coding sequence ATGAATGGCCTATCAAGTACAGCTCACTTACTAATAAGAATAGTTAAATCTGCattaaatcaaagaaatgtCTTCACcttatcattcaatttcactttaaatttcttaccaGTAATAATATGGTTATCAATCTTTAATAATGCAGGTTTAATCCCAATAGAAATAAGACCCGCTATTCACAGTAAAATAGCCTTCTATTCGGATGTTTTCATGTTCGGTGACTGGTTTcatgaattgaaaactcAATCAACACATTTTAATCCTTATTTCTCATATTTtgtatcattatcattcaTGTTTCTATTTCTAATCATTCTACCCCTCTCCATCTGGTATTACATCTATTacatcaaaaaattaaactATAACATAATAGAATGGTACGATAATTATTTCCATTTTAACAATACTCAAAAGATTAACCCAAAGAAAcctaaaattttgattctaCCATTTTTAATACCGTTGCTTGCTTATATCGTATTAAATCTCGATCACACTTTTGCCTCTCAATTGgaatcaaatttcaataaatttaaagataTAACCGCTTGGTTCTCCTACGTTATCTTACACGTAACTACACCAATCTTAACTGCCGTATATTTATACGTGTTCCATCCTGCAGGTACTTTGAAATGTTTCTCATTTGCATTAGGTTTACAAAATATCGCCGGGGTCTTCACTCATTTGCTTTTCCCGACTGCATCCCCATGGTTCACCCATTTATATGGTATCAATGATTCTGAACACGTCAATTATAAACAAGAGGGGTTTGCTGCAGGGTTAATTAGAGTTGATAACCATTTAGGTACCCATTTAAATACTAACGGTTTTCATCTATCGCCAATTGTCTTCGGTGCTGTCCCTTCGTTACATTCTGCGATAGCTTTCCAATGTTTCCTTTTCTTAATAACAAGATGCGGCTCTTTGAAACATAGATTCATAAGCACAGAAACAGCCATGCCCGGTGGCAACCTTCAAGGTGATTTACCATTAAGGGAAATTAGACGCAATGATAGTAACATTTCAACTAGTAGTTcttcagaagaagatgatcaACAACCAttcgatgatgatgattatgATGTAGAAGAGGATTTCTTaagaacaaaagaaaattctcaattcattaaattgtACGTAGAAGATGTCACTTACAGTAACAGATGGTATTTCagaatttttaataaagGTCTAATACCAAAATTACTAGTTTGTTCTTACATCATCCTACAATGGTGGGCAACCATGTATTTGGATCATCATTATCGTTTCGATTTATTTGTTGGAATGCTATACTCTCTATCGAGTTTCCTAATCATCAATTCTACAATTTTACAACCAAGagtattaaaaaattggataGATATGAGAATGGGTAAAAACACTGACGTTAATAATGAAGCAAGAACAATGGGTATGAGAGTATTCCAAGGCACGAAAATAGAATGGTTCTTTGACCCATTAGCTTAA